In Thiovibrio frasassiensis, one DNA window encodes the following:
- a CDS encoding acetyltransferase: MTQAYYDIFNGDADGICALHQLRLAEPREAVLVTGVKRDIRLLDQVAQVRGGELTVLDISLDSNRGVLVRLLDFCRVFYVDHHYAGDLPVSPNLIAHLDPSPEVCTSLIVDTLLGGRFRAWAVVAAFGDNLHDSARKSAATLHLTEDQMARLRELGELMNYNGYGQTVADLHLPPQELYAAVKPYADPLAFCEESQILPLLRQGFADDLRRAKAVSVLRQTPHGRIFVFPAEKWGSRIAGVFSNEKAREQVDMAHALLVDQGDGSFMVSVRAPLSRRHGADSLCRAFPTGGGRAAAAGINALPGDQVEAFCQKFNEVFSP; the protein is encoded by the coding sequence ATGACCCAAGCGTATTACGATATCTTTAATGGCGATGCGGACGGCATCTGCGCCCTGCACCAGCTTCGCTTGGCCGAGCCCCGGGAGGCCGTGCTGGTGACCGGGGTCAAGCGGGATATCCGGCTGCTTGATCAGGTGGCCCAGGTGCGGGGCGGAGAACTCACCGTGCTGGATATCTCCCTGGACAGCAACAGGGGTGTCTTGGTGCGGCTGCTTGATTTCTGCCGGGTTTTCTATGTGGACCACCATTACGCCGGCGATCTTCCCGTAAGCCCCAATCTCATTGCCCACCTTGATCCCAGCCCCGAGGTCTGCACCTCCCTTATTGTCGATACCCTGCTGGGCGGGCGTTTCCGAGCTTGGGCCGTGGTTGCCGCCTTTGGCGACAATCTGCATGATTCGGCCCGCAAGAGTGCTGCCACCCTGCATCTGACCGAGGACCAGATGGCCCGCTTACGGGAGCTGGGCGAGTTGATGAATTACAACGGCTACGGGCAGACGGTGGCGGATCTGCATCTGCCGCCCCAGGAGCTGTATGCCGCAGTCAAGCCCTATGCCGACCCTCTGGCCTTTTGTGAAGAAAGTCAGATCCTCCCCCTCTTGCGTCAGGGGTTTGCCGATGATTTGCGGCGGGCCAAGGCGGTGTCGGTCCTGCGGCAGACTCCCCATGGCCGTATTTTTGTCTTTCCCGCAGAAAAATGGGGGAGCCGGATAGCCGGGGTCTTCAGCAATGAAAAGGCCAGGGAACAGGTGGATATGGCCCACGCCTTGTTGGTGGACCAAGGCGATGGTAGTTTCATGGTCAGCGTACGCGCCCCCCTTTCCCGGCGGCATGGGGCCGACAGCCTGTGCCGGGCTTTTCCTACCGGCGGCGGGAGGGCTGCGGCGGCCGGGATCAATGCCTTGCCTGGTGACCAGGTTGAGGCTTTTTGTCAGAAATTCAATGAGGTCTTTTCCCCATGA
- a CDS encoding lytic murein transglycosylase yields MLHRIAVVLSFLCVTVFLFYGPSYAGAGAAEPQLLAAELVEDGQAIDLSTPRYQELMQELVKQHGFSQEELDRIFAGVTIKKRVLELMDTQWEARPYFDYFPRFITPKIIQEGKRLLVEHRALLDRIEQEIGVEREVVVAIWGIESKFGDHKGAFSMFQTLNTMFDAYPRRSKFYRGQLIEYLLLCRENGVDPLAITGSYGGAFGQTQFIPSSFRLYAVDFDGDGRRDVWESVPDVLASIANYLHTFGWTFQAPIYREIGNTLNGEKLEKAYAKGRKGFVSCKEVKKIQGIDLPRSPENKDLTIVGLELQDGGMRYVAAYPNFQAITKWNNSNRYAMAVVELAEKFKE; encoded by the coding sequence GTGCTCCACAGAATCGCTGTTGTTCTCTCCTTCTTGTGTGTCACTGTTTTTTTGTTCTACGGACCGAGTTATGCCGGAGCCGGGGCTGCAGAGCCGCAGCTTTTGGCCGCCGAGCTGGTTGAGGACGGACAAGCCATTGATCTTTCCACTCCGCGGTATCAGGAGCTTATGCAGGAACTGGTGAAGCAGCACGGCTTCAGCCAGGAAGAGCTGGATCGGATCTTTGCCGGGGTCACCATCAAGAAACGGGTGCTGGAACTCATGGATACCCAATGGGAGGCCAGACCCTATTTCGACTACTTTCCCCGTTTTATAACCCCGAAGATAATCCAAGAGGGAAAAAGACTTCTTGTCGAACATCGGGCGTTGCTGGACAGGATCGAACAAGAGATCGGCGTGGAGCGGGAGGTTGTCGTGGCCATCTGGGGGATTGAAAGCAAGTTCGGCGACCACAAGGGAGCCTTCAGCATGTTCCAGACCCTCAACACCATGTTCGATGCCTATCCTCGGCGGAGCAAGTTCTATCGGGGCCAGCTGATCGAATACCTGCTCCTCTGCCGGGAGAACGGGGTTGATCCGCTGGCGATCACCGGTTCCTATGGCGGGGCCTTTGGCCAGACCCAGTTCATCCCTTCGAGTTTTCGGCTCTATGCCGTGGATTTTGACGGGGATGGACGCCGGGATGTCTGGGAATCCGTGCCCGATGTCCTCGCGAGTATCGCCAACTATCTCCATACCTTCGGGTGGACGTTTCAGGCCCCGATTTATCGGGAGATTGGCAATACCCTGAACGGAGAGAAGCTGGAAAAAGCCTATGCCAAAGGGAGAAAAGGTTTTGTTTCTTGCAAGGAGGTGAAAAAGATTCAGGGGATAGATCTGCCCCGTTCTCCGGAAAACAAGGATCTCACCATTGTCGGCCTGGAACTGCAGGACGGCGGGATGCGCTACGTGGCCGCGTATCCGAACTTCCAGGCCATCACCAAATGGAACAATTCCAACCGCTACGCCATGGCCGTTGTTGAACTGGCGGAGAAATTTAAGGAGTAG
- a CDS encoding alanine/glycine:cation symporter family protein, with the protein MHSIELLISTLSGWIWGPPMLALLVGTGLYLTVILRGMQFRALPHALRLIWHKEHAGDGDISHFAALMTALAATVGIGNIVGVATAISLGGPGAVFWMWMTGLVGMATKYAEAVLAVKYREKGEHGMRGGPMYYLAKGAGLPKLAWLFALFTALATFGIGNMTQANAVATIFQSTFNIEPWLTGTTLMLLTGLVILGGIKSIGRFTSLLVPFMIIGYVSTSLLVLALNAGKIPHALGLIFYHAFNPAAASGGFAGSMVAASMRYGIARGVFSNESGLGSAPIAAAAARTRDPVKQALVSMTQTFIDTLVVCTMTALVILTSPAWLQGVAPGELTSVSFGETLGHTGVVIIALATALFAYSTLIGWNYYGEKAIEYLAGRKAIAPYRVVFVAMVIVGAMMKLEFVWNFSDLMNGMMAIPNIVGLLLLAQVVKAETERYFKH; encoded by the coding sequence ATGCATTCCATCGAGTTATTGATTTCCACTCTTTCCGGTTGGATTTGGGGCCCCCCCATGCTTGCCCTGCTTGTAGGGACCGGCCTCTACCTCACCGTAATCCTGCGGGGCATGCAGTTTCGCGCCCTGCCCCACGCCCTGCGGCTCATCTGGCACAAGGAACACGCCGGCGACGGCGACATCAGCCATTTCGCCGCGCTGATGACGGCGCTCGCCGCTACTGTGGGCATCGGCAACATTGTCGGGGTGGCGACCGCCATCAGCCTTGGCGGTCCGGGCGCGGTATTCTGGATGTGGATGACGGGGCTGGTCGGGATGGCCACCAAATACGCGGAAGCGGTGCTGGCCGTGAAATACCGGGAAAAGGGCGAACACGGCATGCGCGGCGGCCCCATGTACTATCTGGCCAAGGGCGCGGGCTTACCCAAACTGGCCTGGCTCTTCGCGCTGTTTACCGCCCTGGCGACCTTCGGCATCGGCAATATGACCCAGGCCAATGCGGTGGCCACCATTTTTCAATCGACCTTCAACATCGAACCCTGGCTGACCGGCACAACCCTGATGCTCTTGACCGGGCTGGTGATTCTGGGCGGCATCAAATCCATCGGCCGCTTCACCTCCCTGCTGGTGCCTTTCATGATCATCGGCTACGTGTCCACCTCGCTGTTGGTGCTCGCCTTGAACGCCGGGAAAATCCCCCATGCCCTCGGCCTGATTTTCTACCACGCCTTCAACCCCGCCGCTGCCAGCGGCGGCTTTGCCGGCTCAATGGTCGCCGCTTCCATGCGCTACGGCATCGCCCGGGGCGTCTTTTCCAATGAGTCGGGACTGGGTTCGGCCCCTATTGCCGCGGCCGCCGCCCGGACCCGCGATCCGGTCAAACAGGCCCTGGTGAGCATGACCCAAACCTTCATCGACACCCTGGTGGTCTGCACCATGACCGCACTGGTAATTTTGACCAGCCCTGCATGGCTGCAAGGCGTGGCACCGGGAGAATTGACCAGCGTCAGTTTCGGCGAGACCCTGGGGCATACCGGCGTGGTGATCATCGCTCTGGCTACGGCACTCTTCGCCTACTCCACCCTGATCGGCTGGAATTACTATGGGGAAAAGGCCATCGAATACCTCGCCGGCCGCAAGGCTATTGCCCCCTACCGGGTGGTCTTCGTCGCGATGGTAATCGTGGGGGCGATGATGAAACTGGAATTCGTCTGGAATTTCTCCGACCTGATGAACGGGATGATGGCCATCCCCAACATCGTCGGCTTGCTCCTGCTGGCCCAGGTGGTCAAGGCGGAAACCGAGCGGTATTTCAAACACTAA
- the acs gene encoding acetate--CoA ligase — protein sequence MSEDKKIESTMQENRLFAPPVAGQAKAHVKSMAEYEAIYQRSMDDPEGFWADRTTELLTWEKPWTRVLEADMHKPEIKWFQGGRLNVSANCLDRHLENGRRNKAAIIFQGEPEEDVRVYTYQMLHTEVCRFANVLKKQGVKKGDRVAVYLPMIPELAITLLACTRIGAIHSVVFAGFSAQSLKSRIQDCEAKVLVTADAVLRAGKTIPLKPAADDALQGCDSVTQCIVVKRAGNEIAMQDGRDLWWHEEMAADGISGQCAPESMEAEDNLFILYTSGSTGKPKGVVHTTGGYLTYVAHTTQWVFDIKDDDVHWCTADIGWITGHSYILYGPLALGATTLMFEGVPSWPAPDRFWHICEKFRVNIFYTAPTVIRALMREGATWTEKYDLSSLRVLGSVGEPINPEAWMWYHEHIGKSKLPIVDTWWQTETGGIMISGLPFATPLKPGSATHPLPGIDAAILREDGSEAAPNEGGHLVIRKPWPGMLRGVFGDPARYKKTYFSRYEGIYDPEDGARKDEDGYFWIMGRLDDVINVSGHRLGTAEIESALVAHPQVAEAAVVGAPHEIKGQTIYAYVSLKTGIEPSDELRAALRTHVRKEIGPIATPEFIQFAQGLPKTRSGKIMRRILRKISAGETEAHDFGDISTLADPSVVSTLVDGSKDFVK from the coding sequence ATGAGCGAAGATAAAAAAATTGAAAGTACGATGCAGGAAAACCGCCTGTTCGCCCCCCCGGTCGCGGGCCAGGCCAAAGCGCATGTTAAGAGCATGGCTGAGTACGAAGCCATTTACCAGCGTTCCATGGATGACCCGGAAGGGTTCTGGGCAGATCGCACCACAGAGCTCCTCACCTGGGAAAAACCATGGACCCGGGTGCTTGAGGCGGACATGCACAAACCCGAGATCAAATGGTTTCAGGGCGGCAGGCTGAATGTCTCCGCCAACTGTCTTGACCGCCACCTGGAAAACGGCCGCCGCAACAAGGCCGCCATCATCTTCCAGGGCGAACCCGAGGAAGATGTCCGGGTTTACACCTACCAGATGCTGCACACCGAAGTCTGCCGTTTTGCCAACGTGCTCAAGAAACAGGGCGTGAAAAAAGGCGACCGGGTTGCCGTATATCTCCCCATGATCCCCGAGCTTGCCATCACCCTGTTGGCCTGCACCCGGATCGGTGCCATCCACAGTGTGGTTTTCGCAGGTTTTTCCGCCCAGAGCCTCAAGAGCCGTATCCAGGATTGCGAGGCCAAGGTGCTGGTCACCGCCGATGCCGTTCTCCGGGCCGGCAAGACCATCCCCCTGAAGCCCGCGGCCGACGATGCCTTACAGGGCTGCGATTCCGTCACCCAGTGCATCGTGGTCAAGCGGGCCGGCAATGAGATTGCCATGCAGGATGGCCGTGACCTGTGGTGGCACGAGGAAATGGCTGCCGACGGGATCAGCGGCCAGTGCGCCCCGGAAAGCATGGAGGCGGAGGACAATCTCTTCATCCTCTACACCTCCGGCTCCACCGGCAAGCCCAAGGGCGTAGTCCATACGACCGGCGGCTATCTGACCTATGTCGCCCACACCACCCAATGGGTTTTCGACATCAAAGACGACGATGTGCACTGGTGTACCGCCGATATCGGCTGGATCACCGGCCACAGCTACATCCTCTACGGGCCGCTGGCCCTGGGTGCAACCACCCTCATGTTTGAAGGGGTGCCTTCCTGGCCCGCACCCGACCGTTTCTGGCATATCTGCGAGAAATTCCGGGTCAACATCTTCTACACCGCACCCACCGTTATCCGTGCCCTGATGCGGGAAGGGGCAACGTGGACGGAAAAGTACGACCTTTCCTCCCTGCGCGTTCTCGGGTCGGTGGGCGAGCCCATCAACCCGGAAGCGTGGATGTGGTACCACGAGCATATCGGCAAGAGCAAGCTGCCCATTGTTGATACCTGGTGGCAGACTGAGACCGGCGGCATCATGATCTCCGGCCTCCCCTTTGCCACCCCGCTCAAACCCGGTTCGGCCACCCACCCTCTGCCCGGCATTGATGCGGCCATTCTCCGCGAAGACGGCTCCGAAGCGGCCCCCAACGAGGGCGGCCATCTGGTAATCCGTAAACCCTGGCCCGGCATGCTCCGCGGGGTGTTCGGCGATCCGGCCCGCTACAAAAAAACCTATTTCAGCCGATACGAAGGCATCTACGACCCGGAAGACGGCGCCCGCAAAGACGAGGACGGCTACTTCTGGATCATGGGAAGACTGGACGACGTGATCAATGTCTCCGGCCACCGTCTGGGTACCGCCGAGATCGAATCCGCCCTGGTGGCGCATCCGCAAGTGGCGGAGGCCGCGGTTGTCGGCGCGCCCCACGAGATCAAGGGCCAGACCATCTACGCCTATGTCTCCTTAAAGACCGGGATAGAACCCAGCGACGAACTGCGCGCTGCCTTGCGGACCCATGTCCGCAAGGAAATCGGCCCCATCGCCACTCCGGAGTTCATCCAATTTGCCCAAGGGCTGCCCAAAACCCGAAGCGGCAAGATCATGCGGCGGATCCTGCGCAAGATCTCCGCCGGCGAGACCGAAGCTCATGACTTTGGCGACATCTCCACCCTGGCCGACCCTTCGGTGGTTTCCACCCTGGTGGACGGCAGCAAGGATTTCGTCAAATAG
- the mltA gene encoding murein transglycosylase A gives MAKTIGIVVGVLILGCGVMFAGIPPVAGQCAQAEATAPLVAELPWLQDDLGYESLGPAIDRSVHYLRQLPAEKTFLLCGEHYSVAWLIESLLSFKRIIAEKPSPQALTALLKKQFILCQAAGRGSDRKMLLTGYFEPLFKASLTKSARYRYPLYRRPPDLVTIPRGKGEEKKSGRMENGTLVPYPTRAEIEKGDLLAGQELVYLADPVDAFILHIQGSGRIELADGSQRRVQFAAKNGHAYRSIGRLLVEKGVMPRQEATLPRIVRYLKEHPEEQEAILHYNDSFVFFRWGDGPAVGPQGCLGEPLTPGRSVALDQKCFPPGSLAFLTTRKPRVNAAGEIVGWEPLSRFVVNQDSGSAITGPGRLDLFWGGGRYAEVAAGNMKHPGVLYFLVKKK, from the coding sequence TTGGCGAAAACAATAGGGATTGTGGTTGGGGTGCTTATCCTGGGCTGCGGGGTGATGTTTGCCGGGATTCCGCCCGTGGCAGGGCAGTGCGCTCAGGCGGAGGCCACGGCGCCCCTGGTGGCGGAATTGCCGTGGCTGCAGGATGACCTGGGGTATGAATCCCTTGGCCCGGCCATCGACCGGAGCGTGCATTATCTCAGGCAGCTTCCGGCGGAAAAAACCTTTCTTCTTTGCGGGGAGCACTATTCTGTAGCCTGGCTTATCGAGTCCCTGCTCAGCTTCAAACGAATCATCGCGGAAAAACCCTCCCCCCAGGCCTTGACCGCTCTTCTTAAAAAACAGTTCATCCTCTGTCAGGCCGCAGGCAGAGGTTCTGATCGCAAGATGCTGCTCACCGGCTATTTCGAGCCTCTTTTCAAAGCCAGCCTCACCAAGAGTGCGCGCTACCGCTATCCCTTATATCGCAGGCCCCCGGATCTGGTCACTATCCCTAGGGGGAAAGGGGAGGAGAAGAAGAGCGGGCGGATGGAGAACGGGACCCTGGTTCCGTATCCTACCCGGGCTGAGATCGAGAAAGGGGACTTGCTGGCCGGGCAGGAATTGGTCTATCTGGCCGATCCCGTGGACGCCTTTATTCTGCATATCCAAGGTTCCGGTCGGATAGAGCTTGCGGACGGCTCGCAGCGCCGGGTGCAGTTTGCCGCGAAAAACGGCCATGCATACCGGAGCATCGGGCGATTGTTGGTGGAGAAAGGGGTCATGCCTCGGCAAGAGGCAACCCTGCCGAGGATTGTCCGCTACCTCAAAGAGCATCCCGAGGAACAGGAGGCGATCCTGCACTATAACGATTCCTTTGTCTTCTTTCGCTGGGGGGATGGGCCCGCCGTTGGGCCCCAAGGGTGTCTGGGGGAACCGCTTACCCCCGGCCGCTCAGTGGCCCTTGACCAAAAGTGCTTTCCGCCGGGGAGTCTGGCTTTTCTCACGACCCGCAAGCCAAGAGTCAATGCGGCCGGGGAGATTGTCGGCTGGGAACCCCTAAGCCGTTTCGTGGTGAATCAGGATTCCGGTTCGGCCATCACCGGACCTGGGCGGCTGGATCTCTTCTGGGGGGGGGGGCGTTATGCCGAGGTGGCGGCGGGTAACATGAAACATCCGGGCGTGCTCTATTTTCTGGTGAAAAAGAAATAG
- a CDS encoding type IV pilus twitching motility protein PilT, which translates to MKQTEIDYWITSMLETYGNVSDLNITVGKPLQVETSGQLVPVSVEPQVPALTPFQAEVFALNLIGGNKRLLDDLVKYGSCDLSYWLGQKARFRVNVFSQKTNLSTVLRKLEMKIPTISQLNLPKLFHNMAGERNGIILVTGATGSGKSTSLAALLDKINDEKPVHIVTLEDPIEYVHQHKMATFNQRELGNDFDSFASGLRAALRQAPKVILVGEMRDRETMEIGLSAAETGHLVLSTLHTVDAGQTINRILGMFEQEEQAQVRNRLVDTIRWIVCQRLLPKVGGGRVAAFEIMGMNLRVRELIMTGETEDKTFYEIIADAKALGWQTFDQHILELYEDGLITEETAASYCTRKTAVNRGLDSIKSARGESTTGITGLAMDMKKEEKRRSGF; encoded by the coding sequence ATGAAACAGACGGAAATAGATTACTGGATCACCAGCATGTTGGAAACCTACGGCAATGTTTCCGACCTCAATATCACGGTGGGCAAGCCCCTGCAGGTGGAAACCTCCGGACAATTGGTGCCGGTGTCGGTGGAGCCCCAGGTCCCTGCGCTCACCCCCTTTCAGGCCGAGGTCTTTGCCCTCAACCTCATCGGCGGCAATAAACGGCTGCTCGATGATCTGGTCAAGTATGGTTCCTGTGATCTCTCCTATTGGCTGGGGCAAAAGGCCCGCTTCCGGGTGAACGTATTCTCCCAGAAGACCAATCTCTCCACGGTGCTGCGGAAGCTGGAGATGAAGATCCCGACCATCAGCCAACTGAACCTGCCCAAGCTCTTTCATAATATGGCCGGGGAGCGCAACGGCATCATCCTCGTCACCGGCGCCACCGGCTCGGGTAAGTCCACCAGTCTGGCCGCGTTGCTGGACAAGATCAATGACGAGAAGCCGGTGCATATCGTCACCCTGGAGGATCCCATCGAGTATGTGCATCAGCACAAGATGGCAACCTTCAACCAGCGTGAGTTGGGCAACGATTTCGACTCCTTCGCCTCGGGGTTGCGGGCCGCCTTGCGGCAGGCGCCCAAGGTCATCCTGGTGGGCGAGATGCGCGACCGGGAAACCATGGAGATCGGACTTTCCGCCGCGGAGACCGGGCATCTGGTGCTTTCCACCCTGCACACCGTGGACGCGGGCCAGACCATCAACCGTATCCTGGGCATGTTCGAGCAGGAGGAACAGGCCCAGGTTCGGAACCGGCTGGTGGATACCATCCGCTGGATCGTCTGCCAGCGGCTCCTGCCCAAGGTCGGCGGCGGGCGGGTGGCGGCCTTCGAGATCATGGGCATGAACCTGCGGGTCCGGGAGTTGATCATGACCGGAGAAACGGAAGACAAGACCTTTTACGAGATTATCGCCGATGCCAAGGCCCTTGGCTGGCAGACCTTTGACCAGCATATCCTCGAACTGTATGAGGATGGCTTGATTACCGAGGAAACCGCGGCCAGCTACTGCACCCGGAAAACCGCGGTCAACCGTGGGCTGGACTCCATCAAGTCCGCCCGGGGTGAGTCCACCACCGGAATCACCGGCCTGGCCATGGATATGAAAAAGGAAGAGAAGCGGCGCTCGGGTTTTTAG
- a CDS encoding GGDEF domain-containing protein → MADDLKKPFFPRQINFATLVLGFLLLFSFAPLTAFSFFTLNGILAQLNAIEENAELHFMKDELHHLETRIEHYQQMVDFVSQLPAVMEILDHGKSRAGSIDRETAFLRYTGVLNRAFARNSDVVHIHVLDRNSVVRFSLSRIPGSTKYQQEQNPALTVDPESVKKTLAMHDKGFLLVPLHQNQQAEPHQPDHQLLIRIFSPIRAEEETIGAYIADIDMGVLTQLFPQIRWVLDDGCYLAEAKGNPTAFQDFPGLKQIFASKKTAIWNIADQKMAWIPFLPGENDTVSLWAGKRVDLASVQTARKKIMLTIAVTLALLLTVSLLLSFFFSKYVRRLSGQFLACLEEALLRQKQSMCGRNTRVLELAAFSDKLDSLLSRYGAMEEERKAAQNKLQESEDIFRVVFNSVQSAVILIDDQDTVRFFNPAAERIFGYTSEEILGQKLHRLVVVEEMQQAAHEGLAEFWQTGHGPILDKSRELVARKKDGRIFPAEVFVARVKKDDAYWAVGAVMDITDRKVKEEKLVMLATMDGLTGVFNRRHFLLLAEQEAARSKRYNKDLFFLMFDLDLFKEINDTFGHETGDRVLQDFAAICTEGLRRADIFGRMGGEEFAAIVVEANEEEAMAVAERIRKNFAEKTISRDETERHLSVSIGISRLDPEAGSLEAAYAHADKALYEAKEQGRNRVVMASR, encoded by the coding sequence ATGGCAGACGACCTGAAAAAACCTTTTTTCCCCCGGCAGATAAACTTTGCCACCCTGGTGCTGGGCTTTCTCCTTCTTTTCAGTTTTGCCCCACTGACAGCGTTTTCATTCTTCACCCTGAATGGCATCCTCGCCCAGCTGAATGCCATTGAAGAAAACGCGGAACTTCATTTCATGAAGGATGAGCTCCATCACCTTGAAACACGGATTGAGCATTACCAGCAGATGGTCGATTTTGTCTCGCAGCTTCCGGCGGTCATGGAAATTCTGGACCACGGCAAAAGCAGGGCCGGCAGCATCGACAGAGAGACCGCCTTTCTCCGTTACACAGGCGTGCTAAACCGCGCCTTTGCCAGGAATAGCGATGTGGTGCACATCCATGTTCTGGATCGGAACTCGGTGGTGCGGTTTTCCCTCTCCAGAATTCCGGGTTCCACGAAATACCAGCAGGAGCAAAACCCTGCGCTTACCGTTGATCCGGAATCAGTAAAAAAGACGCTCGCCATGCACGACAAAGGCTTTCTCCTCGTTCCCCTGCACCAAAATCAGCAAGCAGAGCCGCACCAACCCGACCACCAGCTGCTTATCCGGATTTTCAGCCCGATCCGGGCGGAGGAAGAAACAATCGGAGCCTATATTGCCGACATCGACATGGGTGTCCTCACCCAACTCTTTCCACAGATACGGTGGGTCTTGGACGATGGCTGCTATCTGGCGGAGGCAAAGGGCAATCCCACCGCCTTTCAGGATTTTCCCGGGCTCAAACAGATTTTCGCCTCGAAAAAAACCGCCATCTGGAACATTGCCGACCAAAAGATGGCCTGGATTCCCTTCCTCCCCGGAGAAAACGACACCGTTTCACTGTGGGCCGGGAAGAGGGTTGATCTTGCCTCGGTCCAGACCGCCCGCAAAAAAATCATGCTCACCATTGCGGTGACCCTTGCTCTGCTGCTGACCGTATCGCTGCTCCTTTCCTTCTTTTTTTCAAAATATGTGCGCCGCCTTTCCGGCCAGTTCCTTGCCTGTCTGGAAGAAGCCCTTCTCCGACAGAAACAGAGCATGTGCGGCAGAAACACCAGAGTCCTGGAACTTGCCGCATTTTCCGACAAGCTGGACTCCCTCCTGTCCCGATACGGCGCCATGGAAGAGGAACGCAAGGCTGCCCAAAACAAGCTGCAGGAGAGCGAGGACATCTTCCGGGTTGTTTTCAACTCGGTACAGAGCGCCGTGATCCTCATCGACGACCAGGACACGGTCCGCTTCTTCAATCCGGCGGCAGAACGCATCTTTGGCTATACCAGCGAGGAGATCCTAGGCCAGAAACTCCACCGGCTGGTGGTCGTCGAGGAAATGCAGCAAGCCGCGCACGAGGGGTTGGCAGAGTTCTGGCAGACAGGCCATGGGCCCATCCTTGACAAATCGCGGGAACTCGTGGCCAGGAAAAAAGATGGGAGGATCTTCCCGGCCGAGGTCTTTGTCGCCCGGGTGAAAAAGGACGACGCCTATTGGGCGGTCGGCGCGGTTATGGATATCACCGACCGCAAGGTCAAGGAAGAAAAACTGGTGATGCTGGCCACCATGGACGGCCTGACCGGGGTCTTCAACCGACGCCATTTCCTGTTGCTCGCCGAGCAAGAGGCTGCCCGGAGCAAGCGGTACAACAAGGATCTTTTTTTCCTGATGTTCGATCTTGACCTTTTCAAGGAGATCAACGACACCTTCGGCCACGAAACCGGGGATCGGGTGCTGCAGGATTTTGCCGCGATCTGCACGGAGGGCTTACGAAGGGCGGATATCTTCGGCCGCATGGGAGGGGAGGAATTTGCTGCTATTGTGGTGGAGGCAAACGAAGAGGAGGCCATGGCCGTGGCCGAGCGAATCCGAAAAAACTTTGCCGAAAAAACCATTAGCCGGGACGAGACGGAGAGACACCTCAGCGTCAGCATCGGGATCAGCCGACTCGACCCCGAGGCCGGAAGCCTGGAAGCCGCCTATGCCCATGCGGACAAGGCGCTCTACGAGGCAAAGGAGCAGGGGCGCAACAGGGTGGTTATGGCCTCAAGGTAA
- the cbiB gene encoding adenosylcobinamide-phosphate synthase CbiB, which yields MIALEYQILIAILLDQLFGDPRWLPHPVRLIGAACHWCEQLTRAVLPPFIAGIASVLLVLALTGTTTWGIIAGTTLLHPWLGTAISILILYTTIAARDLVRHSTEVYTALQGGDLPEARKRVSMIVGRDTAGLDESGVARAAVESVAESMVDGVTAPLFFALLGGPVGAMLYKAINTMDSMFGYKNEHYRKFGWGPARLDDLANFVPARITSLMIPAAAFPLGLEPKRSLLLLLRDRFAHASPNSGHSEAAVAGALGVQLGGPNSYFGRVVKKPTIGDATRPIEPQDILRANRLMLLSSAFTLLACIALRKHLLALLPAMLP from the coding sequence ATGATCGCACTCGAATACCAGATCCTCATTGCCATTCTTCTCGACCAGTTATTTGGCGACCCGCGCTGGCTGCCGCATCCGGTGCGGCTCATCGGTGCGGCCTGCCACTGGTGCGAACAACTCACCCGTGCCGTTTTGCCGCCATTTATTGCCGGGATCGCCTCCGTTCTCCTTGTTCTGGCGCTCACCGGGACAACGACCTGGGGGATAATCGCAGGGACAACCCTGCTCCACCCCTGGCTGGGCACGGCAATCTCCATCCTGATCCTCTACACCACCATTGCCGCCCGGGATCTGGTACGCCACAGCACCGAGGTTTACACCGCTTTGCAGGGAGGAGATCTTCCCGAGGCCCGCAAACGGGTGTCCATGATCGTCGGGAGGGACACGGCCGGTCTGGACGAAAGCGGGGTGGCACGGGCGGCGGTGGAATCGGTGGCGGAATCCATGGTGGACGGGGTGACCGCCCCGCTTTTCTTTGCCCTGCTGGGGGGGCCTGTGGGCGCCATGCTCTACAAGGCGATCAACACCATGGACTCCATGTTCGGCTATAAAAACGAGCACTATCGCAAGTTCGGCTGGGGACCGGCCCGGTTGGATGACCTGGCCAACTTTGTTCCCGCCCGGATCACCTCCCTGATGATCCCGGCCGCTGCCTTCCCGCTTGGGCTCGAGCCAAAACGCTCTCTGCTGCTCCTGCTCCGCGACCGCTTTGCCCACGCCAGCCCCAATTCCGGCCACAGCGAAGCTGCGGTGGCCGGGGCCTTGGGGGTGCAGCTGGGCGGCCCGAACAGCTACTTCGGCAGGGTAGTGAAAAAACCCACCATCGGCGATGCCACCCGGCCCATCGAACCGCAGGACATTCTCCGCGCCAACCGCTTGATGCTGCTTTCCTCCGCCTTTACCCTGCTGGCCTGCATTGCCCTGCGCAAACATCTGCTGGCCCTCCTCCCCGCCATGCTTCCCTGA